One genomic segment of Falco cherrug isolate bFalChe1 chromosome 13, bFalChe1.pri, whole genome shotgun sequence includes these proteins:
- the NKX2-4 gene encoding LOW QUALITY PROTEIN: homeobox protein Nkx-2.4 (The sequence of the model RefSeq protein was modified relative to this genomic sequence to represent the inferred CDS: inserted 2 bases in 1 codon): MSLSPKHTTPFSVTDILSPMEESYKKFGGMDGAGGLGAPLGPYRQPPVPAAAAAVPQHVVAGPTGAAAYHMPHGVSQFPHGAVGGYCNGGLGNMGELPAYPEGMRSGTAAGSGWYGAGGDPRYSSISRFMGPSAGMNVAGMGGLSGIAEGAKAIVPLHAAPRRKRRVLFSQAQVYELERRFKQQKYLSAPEREHLASLIHLTPTQVKIWFQNHRYKMKRQAKDKAAAQQLHPDGGXAAASASSTHPRRVAVPVLVKDGKPCPPPGSGTPGPWAARSPRPPPPPPGPCLPQPPAPTHTPGPPLAPMDSAGVDYNSGMVSPNLLYGRTW; this comes from the exons ATGTCGCTGAGCCCCAAGCACACGACGCCCTTCTCGGTCACCGACATCCTCAGCCCGATGGAGGAGAGTTACAAGAAGTTCGGCGGCATGGACGGGGCGGGCGGGCTGGGCGCGCCCCTTGGGCCCTACCGCCAGCCGCCGGTGcccgccgctgctgccgccgtGCCGCAGCACGTCGTGGCGGGCCCCACTGGGGCGGCTGCCTACCACATGCCCCACGGCGTCTCCCAGTTCCCGCACGGCGCCGTCGGGGGCTACTGCAACGGTGGGCTGGGCAACATGGGTGAGCTGCCCGCCTACCCTGAGGGGATGCGGAGCGGCACAGCGGCGGGCAGCGGCTGGTATGGGGCCGGCGGTGACCCTCGCTACTCCAGCA TCTCCAGGTTCATGGGTCCATCGGCAGGGATGAACGTGGCCGGGATGGGCGGCCTGAGTGGCATCGCCGAGGGCGCCAAGGCCATCGTGCCGCTCCACGCGGCCCCgcggaggaagaggagggtgcTCTTCTCCCAGGCGCAGGTCTACGAGCTGGAGCGGCGCTTCAAGCAGCAGAAGTACCTGTCGGCGCCGGAGCGGGAGCACCTGGCCAGCCTGATCCACCTCACCCCCACCCAGGTGAAGATCTGGTTCCAGAACCATCGCTACAAGATGAAGCGCCAGGCCAAGGACAAGGCGGCCGCCCAGCAGCTGCACCCCGACGGTGG AGCAGcggcctctgccagcagcactcaCCCGCGCCGCGTCGCCGTGCCCGTGCTGGTGAAGGACGGCaagccctgcccgccgccgggcagcggcACCCCCGGCCCCTGGGCagcccgctccccccgccccccgccgcctccaCCGGGGCCCTGCCtgccgcagcccccggcgcccACCCACACCCCGG GCCCCCCTCTGGCCCCCATGGACTCGGCCGGCGTCGACTACAACAGCGGCATGGTCAGCCCCAACCTGCTCTACGGCAGGACGTGGTAA